In Bradyrhizobium guangxiense, the following are encoded in one genomic region:
- the flgI gene encoding flagellar basal body P-ring protein FlgI, with amino-acid sequence MTRLLLSLVLLLSAGSAHAAVRIKDIADIKGLRENQIVGYGLVIGLNGTGDTLRNAPFTEQSLQSMLENMGINVRNETTSTNNPPRPTTLRTRNVAAVMVTADLPPSIGPGERMDVTVSSLGDATSLLGGTLVMTSLRAADGAVYAVAQGAITVAGYSVGGQAQSVSQGTPTAGRIPNGALVEREVQGSLHEMEFLVLELKNPDFVTATRILDAINRYAGGRYRAQIAFERDYRTIVLSKPRHIGPVRFLSEIGELTVEPDTPARVVINERTGTVVIGRDVRISTVAVTHGNLTVRVTEMPVVSQPAPFSRGQTVVVPQTVVEANEAGAQVAILSGVDLQRLVRGLNQIGLKPSGIIAILQAIKTAGALQADVIVQ; translated from the coding sequence ATGACGAGGCTCCTGCTTTCGCTCGTCCTGCTGCTTTCGGCCGGCAGCGCCCATGCCGCGGTCCGCATCAAGGACATCGCGGACATCAAGGGTTTGCGCGAAAACCAGATCGTCGGCTATGGCCTCGTCATCGGCCTGAACGGCACCGGCGACACGCTGCGCAACGCGCCCTTCACGGAGCAGTCCCTGCAATCGATGCTCGAGAACATGGGCATCAATGTTAGGAACGAGACCACGAGCACCAACAATCCCCCGCGTCCCACCACCCTGCGCACGCGCAACGTTGCGGCGGTGATGGTGACCGCGGACCTGCCGCCTTCGATCGGGCCCGGCGAGCGCATGGACGTCACCGTGTCGTCGCTCGGCGATGCCACCTCGCTGCTCGGCGGCACGCTGGTCATGACGTCGCTGCGCGCAGCTGATGGTGCCGTCTACGCGGTGGCGCAGGGCGCGATCACGGTCGCCGGGTACAGCGTCGGAGGCCAGGCGCAGAGCGTCAGCCAGGGCACGCCGACGGCCGGGCGCATTCCGAACGGTGCGCTGGTCGAACGCGAGGTTCAGGGAAGTCTCCACGAGATGGAGTTCCTGGTGCTGGAGCTGAAGAATCCCGATTTCGTCACCGCGACGCGCATCCTCGACGCCATCAACCGCTACGCCGGCGGACGCTATCGCGCGCAGATCGCCTTTGAGCGCGATTACCGCACCATCGTGCTGTCGAAGCCGCGCCACATCGGCCCGGTTCGATTCCTGTCCGAGATCGGCGAGCTGACGGTCGAGCCGGACACGCCGGCACGGGTGGTGATCAACGAACGCACCGGCACCGTGGTGATCGGGCGCGACGTGCGGATATCGACCGTTGCTGTGACCCACGGCAATCTGACGGTCCGTGTCACGGAGATGCCGGTGGTGTCGCAGCCGGCGCCGTTCTCGCGAGGCCAGACGGTGGTCGTCCCGCAGACCGTGGTCGAGGCCAACGAGGCCGGAGCGCAGGTGGCCATCCTCAGCGGGGTCGATCTGCAGCGCCTGGTGCGCGGGCTG
- the flgA gene encoding flagellar basal body P-ring formation chaperone FlgA, translating into MLNRVGLIMRGLAVVLLVLASVRVAVAEEKRLPVPAVSIRAGEGIRDDMIAERAFAPSLLGVAMFIETRQVLVGRMARRALLPGQPIPSNAVEDPWTVARGAMVKVVVEDSGLSIVTYGSAMQSGAAGALIPVRNTDTGVIIRGIVQPDGTVKVVDGS; encoded by the coding sequence ATGTTGAACAGGGTGGGCCTGATCATGCGCGGGTTGGCCGTCGTGCTGCTGGTTCTGGCCTCGGTGCGCGTCGCCGTCGCCGAGGAGAAGCGGCTTCCGGTACCGGCGGTTTCGATCCGCGCCGGCGAGGGGATCCGGGACGACATGATCGCCGAGCGCGCCTTCGCGCCGAGCCTGCTCGGCGTTGCCATGTTCATCGAAACACGCCAGGTGCTGGTCGGCCGCATGGCGCGGCGCGCGCTGTTGCCGGGCCAGCCCATTCCCAGCAATGCGGTGGAAGATCCCTGGACCGTTGCGCGCGGCGCCATGGTCAAGGTGGTGGTCGAAGACAGCGGCCTGTCCATCGTCACCTACGGCTCGGCGATGCAGTCGGGGGCGGCGGGCGCGCTCATCCCGGTGCGCAATACCGATACCGGGGTGATCATCAGGGGCATCGTCCAGCCGGACGGCACCGTCAAGGTCGTGGACGGGTCATGA
- the flgG gene encoding flagellar basal-body rod protein FlgG — protein sequence MKSLAIAATGMNAQQTNIEVIANNIANINSTSYKRARAEFTDLFYQMDRMQGVANVNGSSPIPEGANLGLGVKSAAIRKLHIQGALTQTGNPYDLAINGRGWFQVLGPNNEVQYTRAGSFNVNANAQLVTIDGYLLDPAITIPQGTVEVTVNQTGQVFAKLDTEVNPRQIGQLNLANFANEAGLEPLGGNLYKETTASGTPVVGLPGDAGYGKINQKWLEASNVDPVKEITELISAQRAYEMNAKVIQASDEMAQTVSKGMR from the coding sequence GTGAAATCGCTCGCCATTGCGGCCACGGGCATGAACGCCCAGCAGACCAATATCGAAGTCATCGCGAACAACATCGCCAATATCAACTCGACCTCGTACAAGCGGGCGCGCGCGGAATTCACCGATCTGTTCTACCAGATGGACCGCATGCAGGGCGTGGCGAACGTCAACGGTTCCTCGCCGATCCCGGAAGGCGCCAATCTCGGCCTCGGTGTCAAGTCGGCGGCCATCCGCAAGCTGCACATCCAGGGCGCGCTGACGCAGACCGGCAATCCTTACGACCTTGCGATCAACGGCCGCGGCTGGTTCCAGGTGCTCGGTCCCAACAACGAGGTGCAATACACCCGTGCGGGCTCGTTCAACGTCAATGCCAACGCCCAGCTCGTCACGATCGACGGTTATCTGCTGGATCCCGCGATCACCATCCCGCAGGGGACGGTGGAGGTCACTGTCAACCAGACCGGCCAGGTGTTCGCCAAGCTCGACACCGAAGTGAACCCGAGGCAGATCGGTCAGCTCAACCTCGCCAATTTCGCCAACGAAGCGGGCCTCGAACCACTGGGCGGCAATCTCTACAAGGAGACCACAGCGTCGGGCACGCCTGTCGTCGGACTGCCGGGCGACGCCGGCTACGGCAAGATCAACCAGAAATGGCTTGAAGCCTCGAACGTCGACCCGGTCAAGGAAATCACCGAGTTGATCTCTGCCCAACGCGCCTACGAAATGAATGCCAAGGTCATCCAGGCCTCGGATGAAATGGCCCAGACGGTCTCGAAGGGCATGCGCTAG
- a CDS encoding flagellar hook-basal body complex protein FliE, which yields MLEAISSTAISAGQAASRATETQAISPAATAAVQTTDDVGFDSVMKQVTTDAIGTLKAGEAASISAMQGKESTRRVVEALMSAEQALQTAVAVRDKVVQAYQEVVRMSI from the coding sequence ATGCTTGAGGCGATTTCATCCACGGCGATCTCCGCCGGACAGGCCGCGAGCCGCGCCACCGAGACGCAGGCCATCTCGCCTGCGGCAACCGCAGCGGTCCAGACCACTGACGATGTCGGCTTCGACTCGGTGATGAAGCAGGTGACGACCGACGCGATCGGAACGCTGAAGGCGGGCGAGGCGGCGTCGATCTCGGCGATGCAGGGCAAGGAATCGACGCGGCGCGTCGTCGAGGCGCTGATGTCGGCCGAACAGGCCCTGCAGACGGCGGTCGCGGTGCGCGACAAGGTCGTGCAGGCCTACCAGGAAGTCGTTCGGATGTCGATTTGA
- the flgC gene encoding flagellar basal body rod protein FlgC, with translation MLDSLSASLTVASSGLEAQSTRMRIVSENLANATSTGRTAGADPYQRKTITFDAAMDRAAGAQLAKVKEIGVDTTPYRVEYDPGHPAADKAGYVKLPNVNMMIEMADMREVNRSYEANLQVVKQVRSMLGMTIDLLRS, from the coding sequence ATGCTGGATTCACTGAGCGCCTCCCTGACGGTCGCGAGCTCCGGGCTCGAAGCGCAGTCGACGCGCATGCGCATTGTCTCGGAGAATCTCGCCAACGCAACCTCGACGGGACGCACGGCCGGCGCCGATCCCTATCAGCGCAAGACCATCACCTTCGATGCCGCGATGGACCGGGCCGCGGGTGCGCAGCTCGCGAAAGTCAAGGAGATCGGCGTCGACACCACGCCTTACCGGGTTGAATACGATCCCGGGCACCCCGCCGCCGACAAGGCCGGCTACGTCAAGCTGCCGAACGTCAACATGATGATCGAGATGGCCGACATGCGGGAAGTCAACCGGTCCTATGAAGCCAATCTCCAGGTCGTGAAACAGGTGAGGTCGATGCTCGGCATGACAATCGACCTCCTAAGGAGCTGA
- the flgB gene encoding flagellar basal body rod protein FlgB, whose translation MDRNGAVVGPLYLFELASSQARYLELRQSTIATNVANANTPGFRARDVEPFNKVLDGMPVRLATTSPSHMQLSAAETDTRATAKKDSWEVVHSGNSVSLEQEMIKGSDVNRDYSMNSAIVRSFHRMVLSGAKA comes from the coding sequence ATGGACCGGAATGGAGCTGTCGTGGGACCGCTTTATCTTTTCGAACTCGCATCGTCGCAGGCGCGCTATCTTGAGCTCCGCCAGTCGACCATCGCCACCAACGTTGCCAACGCCAACACGCCGGGCTTCAGGGCGCGCGACGTCGAGCCTTTCAACAAGGTGCTCGACGGCATGCCGGTAAGGCTCGCCACGACGTCGCCGTCGCACATGCAATTGTCCGCGGCCGAGACCGACACGCGCGCGACCGCGAAGAAGGATAGCTGGGAAGTGGTTCACTCCGGCAACTCCGTCAGCCTCGAGCAGGAAATGATCAAGGGCAGCGACGTCAATCGCGATTATTCGATGAACTCGGCGATCGTGCGGTCGTTTCACCGCATGGTCCTGTCGGGCGCAAAGGCCTGA
- the flhB gene encoding flagellar biosynthesis protein FlhB, with translation MAETSDQESKTEEPTEKKVRDALEQGKIPVSREASIFASMAALMVIQAFLIGQGVQQLTPTLKSLLDDPEGFPLSTGADAQNLLTVVGLQALRFLVPLVVILMVFGLASSLLQNAPRFVLERIKPELSRISPIGGWSRIFGTRGLVEFVKSLFKLAAVTSVVVFVLRSSEAKAFEAMYTDPVALPEMILNIAMRIVSAICIATIILVAIDLAWARFHWRRELRMTKQEIKDEHKQAEGDPLIKARLRSLARDRSRQRMIASAARATLVIANPTHFAIALRYKREENPAPLVVAKGMDVIALKIREVAEQNRIPVIENKALARALYEAVQVDQVIPAEFFRPVAEIIYFIQSKQAPRTEKVQ, from the coding sequence ATGGCAGAAACATCCGATCAGGAGAGCAAGACAGAAGAGCCGACCGAGAAGAAAGTCCGCGATGCGCTCGAACAGGGCAAGATTCCGGTCTCTCGGGAAGCCTCTATTTTTGCCTCAATGGCCGCTCTGATGGTCATTCAGGCGTTCCTGATCGGTCAGGGCGTGCAGCAATTGACGCCGACCCTGAAGAGCCTGCTCGACGATCCCGAAGGCTTCCCGCTTTCCACCGGCGCGGACGCGCAAAACCTGCTCACCGTGGTCGGCCTGCAGGCGCTGCGCTTCCTGGTGCCGCTGGTCGTCATCCTCATGGTGTTCGGGCTCGCCTCCTCGTTGCTGCAGAACGCGCCGCGCTTCGTGCTGGAGCGCATCAAGCCGGAATTGTCGCGAATCTCTCCGATCGGCGGCTGGAGCCGGATCTTCGGAACGCGAGGCCTCGTCGAGTTCGTCAAGTCGCTGTTCAAGCTGGCCGCGGTGACCTCCGTGGTCGTGTTCGTGCTGCGCTCATCGGAGGCGAAGGCGTTCGAGGCGATGTACACCGATCCGGTTGCGCTGCCGGAGATGATCCTCAACATCGCGATGCGGATCGTCTCGGCGATCTGCATCGCGACCATCATTCTGGTCGCGATCGATCTCGCCTGGGCGCGCTTCCACTGGCGGCGCGAGCTGCGCATGACAAAGCAGGAGATCAAGGACGAGCACAAGCAGGCCGAAGGCGATCCGCTGATCAAGGCTCGCCTGCGCTCGCTGGCACGCGACCGCTCGCGGCAGCGGATGATCGCCTCGGCTGCGCGCGCGACGCTTGTGATCGCGAATCCGACGCACTTCGCGATCGCGCTGCGCTACAAGCGCGAGGAAAATCCCGCGCCGCTCGTGGTGGCCAAGGGCATGGACGTGATCGCGCTGAAGATTCGCGAGGTCGCAGAGCAGAACCGGATTCCCGTCATCGAGAACAAGGCGCTGGCGCGCGCACTCTACGAGGCGGTCCAGGTCGATCAGGTGATTCCGGCCGAATTCTTCCGCCCCGTCGCCGAGATCATCTACTTCATCCAGTCGAAGCAGGCGCCGCGGACCGAGAAGGTTCAGTAG
- a CDS encoding flagellar motor switch protein FliG gives MAAQVGIAPVKQRGVATLGGTEKVAALLLAMGRQAAASVLAQFEPQDIRIVTKAAAELRPITAQELESIVEEFAQQFSMGANILGTLGGLEAVLGDVLPADQVSAIMSDLLGNSSRSVWDRVSSVSENSLATYLSKEHPQTAALILSKVKPSCAAKVMSQLPSSLRNELMRRVLSLKPIVDDAMKVLEKTLHEDLTLNFARNLGADTYARVADIINKMERGHIEDILKSLSEKRPKSAEVLKELLFTFDDVINLAPKARTMIFDQVPTDRIVIALKGTDKHFRELILSAVASRVRRVVEAELAIGEPSNQRDVLEARRVITDLALDLAEKGEIELNPDQEDELVFR, from the coding sequence ATGGCGGCACAAGTCGGCATCGCCCCCGTCAAGCAGCGAGGCGTTGCCACGCTGGGTGGAACGGAAAAGGTCGCGGCGCTCCTCCTGGCTATGGGCCGGCAGGCCGCCGCGAGCGTGCTCGCGCAATTCGAGCCGCAGGACATTCGCATCGTCACGAAGGCCGCGGCCGAGCTGCGGCCGATCACGGCGCAGGAACTCGAATCCATCGTCGAGGAGTTCGCCCAGCAATTCTCCATGGGCGCGAACATTCTCGGCACTCTCGGCGGCCTGGAGGCCGTGCTCGGTGACGTGCTTCCCGCCGACCAAGTGTCGGCGATCATGTCGGACCTGCTCGGCAATTCGAGCCGGTCGGTGTGGGATCGCGTCTCGTCGGTGTCGGAAAACTCGCTTGCGACCTATCTTTCCAAGGAGCATCCGCAGACCGCAGCGCTGATCCTCTCCAAGGTCAAGCCGTCCTGTGCCGCCAAGGTGATGAGCCAGCTGCCCTCGAGCCTGCGCAACGAGCTGATGCGGCGCGTGCTCAGCCTCAAGCCGATCGTCGACGACGCGATGAAGGTGCTCGAAAAGACGCTGCACGAAGACCTGACGCTCAATTTCGCCCGCAATCTCGGCGCCGACACCTACGCCCGTGTCGCCGACATCATCAACAAGATGGAGCGCGGCCATATCGAGGACATCCTGAAGAGCTTGTCGGAGAAGCGGCCAAAGTCGGCCGAGGTGCTGAAGGAGCTGCTGTTCACTTTCGACGACGTCATCAACCTGGCGCCGAAGGCGCGCACCATGATCTTCGACCAGGTTCCGACCGACCGCATCGTGATCGCGCTGAAGGGCACCGACAAGCATTTCCGCGAGCTGATCCTGTCCGCGGTCGCCTCGCGCGTTCGCCGCGTCGTCGAGGCCGAGCTCGCGATCGGCGAGCCCTCGAACCAGCGCGACGTGCTGGAGGCGCGGCGCGTTATCACCGACCTCGCGCTCGACCTCGCGGAGAAGGGTGAAATCGAGCTCAACCCCGACCAGGAGGATGAGCTGGTCTTTCGCTGA
- the fliN gene encoding flagellar motor switch protein FliN has translation MAQSFDYDSATRATASDEGHTDTTPLERLAEIAARTAEESGKFANVDAILRIPVTMQVVLGSATIPVANLMKLGRGAVVPLDHRVGEPVDVVVNGRIVARGEVVVVEEDNSRFGVSLTEIVGPLGQGDS, from the coding sequence ATGGCGCAATCCTTCGATTATGACTCTGCCACGCGAGCGACCGCCTCCGACGAGGGGCACACGGATACGACTCCGCTGGAGCGGCTGGCGGAGATCGCCGCGCGCACGGCGGAGGAGAGCGGAAAGTTCGCCAATGTCGATGCCATCCTGCGCATTCCGGTCACCATGCAGGTCGTGCTGGGATCGGCGACCATTCCGGTGGCGAATCTGATGAAGCTTGGCCGCGGCGCGGTCGTTCCGCTCGACCACCGGGTCGGCGAACCCGTCGACGTCGTCGTCAACGGCCGCATTGTCGCCCGCGGCGAGGTGGTCGTCGTCGAGGAGGACAATTCCCGCTTTGGCGTCTCGCTCACGGAGATCGTCGGACCGCTGGGGCAGGGCGATAGCTGA
- a CDS encoding flagellar motor switch protein FliM, translating into MMMEDVEVDQKKQLPNYLLDAAGISIERMPMLNVIFDRMAASCTDSLQPMAGTPCYFSVNGITNDPLGDIIKDYEGNAVAAVLYAEQWDSRVIIMLDRDFVFTMVEAMFGSDGAEPPLDVERTFSNIEIRLVQALFERFAKALQAAFAGTSNVTFRVERVETAMASLAIGRASNMSICANMMVQALYRGGQMFLIIPHSALNPLRQKLAHVVVSDGRATDPRWREQMESEVQRTEVTLSAVLDEKMISLEDVVKFRVGQVLELEATPRTLARLESNNQVLFWCQIGQLDGYYAMQVSDPVDQKREFVDDILSR; encoded by the coding sequence ATGATGATGGAAGACGTCGAAGTCGATCAGAAGAAGCAGCTCCCGAACTATCTGCTGGACGCCGCCGGCATATCGATCGAGCGCATGCCGATGCTGAATGTGATCTTCGATCGCATGGCGGCATCGTGCACCGACAGTCTGCAGCCGATGGCTGGAACGCCATGCTATTTCTCGGTCAACGGCATCACCAACGACCCTCTCGGCGACATCATCAAGGACTACGAGGGCAACGCGGTCGCTGCGGTGCTCTATGCCGAGCAGTGGGACTCCCGCGTCATCATCATGCTGGACCGCGACTTCGTGTTCACGATGGTCGAGGCGATGTTCGGATCGGACGGTGCGGAACCGCCGCTCGATGTCGAACGCACTTTCTCGAATATCGAGATCCGGCTGGTCCAAGCGCTGTTCGAGCGGTTCGCCAAGGCGCTGCAAGCCGCCTTCGCCGGCACGTCAAACGTCACTTTTCGCGTGGAGCGGGTCGAGACGGCGATGGCGTCGCTGGCGATCGGTCGCGCCAGCAACATGTCGATCTGCGCGAACATGATGGTGCAGGCGCTCTACCGCGGCGGCCAGATGTTCCTGATCATTCCGCATTCCGCGCTCAACCCGCTGAGGCAGAAGCTCGCTCACGTCGTTGTCAGCGACGGTCGCGCGACCGATCCACGCTGGCGCGAGCAGATGGAGAGCGAGGTTCAGAGAACCGAGGTGACGCTGAGCGCGGTGCTCGACGAGAAGATGATTTCGCTCGAGGATGTCGTGAAATTCAGGGTGGGGCAGGTGCTCGAGCTCGAGGCTACGCCGCGCACGCTGGCCCGTCTCGAAAGCAACAACCAGGTGCTGTTCTGGTGTCAGATCGGCCAGCTGGATGGCTATTACGCCATGCAGGTGTCCGATCCCGTCGACCAGAAACGGGAGTTCGTCGATGATATCCTATCTCGTTGA
- the motA gene encoding flagellar motor stator protein MotA, whose amino-acid sequence MGSFVGGFITVAALLGGFAAMGGHLAVLMQPWEFVIIMGTAVGTFIVANPWKTVVDTGVACMQAITGAVPSERYYLDLLGALHALMRELRGKGRNEVEAHIDDPASSEIFKAFPSVLGDPSLLQFICDYVRLIIMGNARTHEIEALMDEEIHTIVKSKLMPYHALVTVSEALPALGIVAAVLGVIKAMGALDQSPKLLGGFIGAALVGTFAGIFLSYGVLSPFAIKIKMTREKKCRPYIIVKQTLLAFMNGAMPQIAVEHGRKMIASSERPSIDVVENETIAGPKAVATEAEPKAARA is encoded by the coding sequence TTGGGCAGTTTCGTGGGGGGTTTCATCACGGTAGCGGCGCTGCTCGGCGGATTTGCCGCCATGGGCGGGCACCTGGCCGTTCTCATGCAGCCGTGGGAGTTCGTGATCATCATGGGCACCGCGGTCGGCACCTTCATCGTGGCCAATCCGTGGAAGACGGTCGTGGACACCGGCGTCGCCTGCATGCAGGCCATCACCGGCGCCGTGCCGAGTGAGCGCTATTATCTCGACCTGCTCGGCGCGCTTCATGCCCTGATGCGCGAGCTGCGCGGCAAGGGCCGCAACGAGGTGGAAGCGCATATTGACGATCCCGCGTCCTCGGAGATCTTCAAGGCATTCCCCAGCGTGCTCGGGGATCCCTCACTGCTCCAGTTCATCTGCGACTATGTCCGCCTCATCATCATGGGCAATGCGCGCACGCACGAGATCGAAGCGCTGATGGACGAGGAGATACACACCATCGTCAAGAGCAAGCTGATGCCCTATCATGCGCTCGTGACGGTGTCCGAGGCGCTGCCGGCACTTGGCATCGTCGCCGCCGTGCTCGGCGTCATCAAGGCAATGGGCGCGCTCGACCAGTCGCCGAAGCTGCTCGGCGGCTTCATCGGCGCGGCCCTGGTCGGCACCTTCGCCGGCATCTTCCTGTCCTATGGCGTCCTTTCCCCCTTCGCGATCAAGATCAAGATGACGCGCGAAAAGAAGTGTCGTCCCTACATCATCGTCAAGCAGACGCTGCTGGCGTTCATGAACGGCGCGATGCCGCAGATCGCGGTCGAGCACGGCCGCAAGATGATTGCGAGCAGCGAGCGGCCGTCGATCGACGTCGTCGAGAACGAGACGATCGCGGGTCCCAAGGCGGTCGCGACCGAGGCTGAACCCAAGGCTGCACGCGCATGA
- a CDS encoding DUF1217 domain-containing protein — MLSTIADYTRLTKDMGKSLTQVAKQPDVSRETDYFLSHIGKVKTIDDFLKDYRLYSYAMKAYGLSDMTYAKAFMRKVLTEGVASKDAFANKLTDTRYRQFATAFNFAALGNKATQTTAATTGTATQYVTQTMEEKAGDQNEGLRLALYFTRKASTVTTAYQILADKALTQVVQTALGLPSTISAANIDAQAKMITDRIELTDFKDPAKVTKFVQRFAAMWDATQAQSNSATNPALVLIGGASASASMDTNMLTTLQNIRFNR, encoded by the coding sequence ATGCTATCCACCATCGCGGACTACACCAGGCTGACCAAGGACATGGGCAAGTCGCTGACGCAGGTCGCGAAGCAGCCCGATGTCAGTCGCGAGACCGATTACTTCCTGAGCCATATCGGCAAGGTGAAGACCATCGACGATTTCCTGAAGGACTATCGCCTCTACTCCTACGCGATGAAGGCCTATGGCCTCAGCGACATGACCTACGCCAAGGCGTTCATGCGCAAAGTGCTGACGGAGGGGGTTGCGAGCAAGGACGCCTTCGCCAACAAGCTCACCGACACCCGCTACCGGCAATTCGCCACCGCCTTCAACTTCGCCGCCCTCGGCAACAAGGCGACCCAGACCACCGCGGCCACGACCGGAACGGCGACCCAATACGTCACGCAGACGATGGAGGAGAAGGCCGGCGACCAGAACGAAGGCCTGCGGCTGGCGCTCTATTTCACCCGCAAGGCCTCCACCGTCACGACCGCCTATCAGATCCTCGCCGACAAGGCGCTGACACAGGTGGTTCAAACCGCGCTCGGCCTGCCGTCGACGATCAGCGCGGCCAACATCGACGCCCAGGCCAAGATGATCACCGACAGGATCGAGCTCACCGATTTCAAGGACCCGGCCAAGGTCACCAAATTCGTGCAGCGTTTCGCGGCGATGTGGGACGCGACCCAGGCCCAGAGCAACAGCGCGACCAATCCCGCGCTGGTCCTCATCGGCGGCGCATCCGCCTCGGCCAGTATGGATACCAACATGCTCACGACGCTTCAGAACATCAGGTTCAACAGGTAA
- the flgF gene encoding flagellar basal-body rod protein FlgF, whose translation MQSALYVGLSAQVALEKRLQTIANNVANVNTAAFRTDVVKFETVLSKAGPSPVAFSSPGDNIISREMGNITESGNPLDVAVVGQGWIAFAGPNGTVYTRDGRLQIASNGDLQTVSGFPVVDSGGAQITLDPNGGPISISRSGAITQDNNEIGTIGLFSIPADANLERYGNSGVTPDRPATAIADFSRDGFKQGYVEGSGANPMMELTKLIAASRAFDGTNSMIEGTESSLQNAIRTLGEPGK comes from the coding sequence ATGCAATCGGCTCTCTATGTCGGATTGTCGGCGCAGGTCGCCCTCGAGAAGCGCCTGCAGACGATCGCCAACAACGTCGCCAACGTGAACACGGCAGCGTTCCGCACCGACGTGGTGAAGTTCGAGACCGTGCTGTCCAAGGCGGGCCCGAGCCCGGTCGCCTTCTCCTCGCCGGGCGACAACATCATCTCCCGCGAGATGGGCAACATCACCGAGAGCGGCAACCCGCTCGACGTCGCCGTGGTCGGGCAGGGCTGGATCGCCTTCGCCGGTCCGAACGGCACGGTCTATACCCGCGACGGCCGGCTCCAGATCGCCTCGAACGGCGATCTTCAGACCGTCAGCGGCTTTCCGGTCGTCGATTCCGGCGGCGCGCAGATCACGCTCGACCCGAACGGCGGACCGATCTCGATTTCGCGCAGCGGCGCGATCACCCAGGACAACAACGAGATCGGCACGATCGGCCTGTTCAGCATCCCCGCCGACGCCAATCTCGAGCGCTACGGCAATTCCGGCGTGACGCCAGACCGCCCCGCGACCGCCATCGCCGACTTCTCCCGCGACGGCTTCAAGCAGGGCTATGTCGAGGGCTCCGGCGCCAACCCGATGATGGAATTGACCAAGCTGATCGCGGCCTCGCGCGCCTTCGACGGCACCAATTCGATGATCGAGGGCACCGAGAGCTCGCTGCAGAACGCCATCCGGACGCTGGGCGAGCCCGGCAAGTAG